From Pseudomonas sp. StFLB209, a single genomic window includes:
- a CDS encoding efflux RND transporter periplasmic adaptor subunit produces the protein MTDLSSPQPPQGVSAAALDLLLSLARRARHASDSVELDFLAVNEGHALVPYRQAALWFEQEGIRALSGVVQKEANAPYVQWLEQLCRALHAQGQGPRQVTSVDVPEALAREWGDWLPVYLLWLPMSGEATTGALLLMRDTPWQPIEVALLDEWRDVLQHAFEARLRSEPPSWRRRLAGLRRSWRRPRRLALLAGLIIALGCLPIHLTVLAPGELVPANPATLRAPMDGVLGAFMVEPNQQVVKDQPLFTFDEAALTSRLEVARQALVTAEAEYRQTAQMAVYDPKAKSQLAILAGKIEERRAESDYLQGQLQRSRVVAPQDGIALFDDPSEWIGKPVTTGERIMRIALPQDVEIQAWLAVGDAIPLEAGAPVRLYLNASPLTPVAARLRYIAHDAEQQPDGSYAYRVRATLDATTDQRVGLKGTVRLSAEQVPLAYWVLRRPLAAVRQMLGV, from the coding sequence ATGACCGATTTGTCTTCGCCGCAGCCACCGCAAGGCGTGTCGGCCGCGGCGCTGGACCTGCTGCTGAGCCTGGCCCGTCGGGCCAGGCATGCCAGCGACAGCGTCGAGCTGGACTTTCTGGCGGTCAACGAAGGTCATGCGCTGGTGCCCTATCGCCAGGCGGCGCTGTGGTTCGAGCAAGAAGGGATAAGGGCGCTGTCGGGCGTGGTGCAGAAGGAAGCCAACGCACCTTATGTGCAGTGGCTGGAACAACTGTGCCGGGCGCTGCATGCACAAGGGCAGGGGCCTCGCCAGGTCACCTCCGTTGACGTGCCTGAGGCACTGGCCCGTGAGTGGGGTGACTGGCTGCCGGTGTACCTGCTGTGGCTGCCGATGTCGGGGGAGGCCACCACTGGGGCCTTGCTGCTGATGCGCGACACGCCCTGGCAGCCCATTGAGGTGGCGTTGCTGGATGAATGGCGTGATGTGTTGCAGCACGCGTTCGAGGCGCGCCTGCGCAGCGAGCCGCCGTCGTGGCGTCGCCGGCTGGCGGGGCTGCGCCGTAGCTGGCGGCGCCCGCGTCGTCTGGCATTGCTGGCTGGCCTGATCATCGCCCTGGGGTGCCTGCCGATTCATCTGACGGTACTGGCGCCGGGCGAACTGGTGCCGGCCAACCCGGCCACCTTGCGGGCGCCGATGGATGGTGTGCTGGGCGCATTCATGGTTGAGCCCAATCAGCAGGTGGTCAAGGACCAGCCGTTGTTCACCTTTGACGAGGCGGCACTGACCAGCCGCCTGGAGGTGGCCCGTCAGGCGCTGGTCACTGCCGAGGCTGAATACCGGCAAACCGCGCAGATGGCGGTCTACGACCCCAAGGCCAAGTCACAGCTGGCCATTCTGGCCGGCAAGATCGAAGAGCGCCGTGCCGAGTCCGACTACCTGCAAGGTCAGTTGCAACGCTCGCGGGTGGTGGCGCCACAGGACGGTATTGCGCTGTTCGATGACCCCAGTGAGTGGATTGGCAAACCGGTGACCACCGGTGAGCGGATCATGCGCATCGCACTGCCGCAGGATGTCGAAATCCAGGCCTGGCTGGCGGTGGGCGATGCGATCCCGCTGGAGGCCGGAGCACCGGTCAGGCTGTACCTCAATGCCAGCCCGCTGACACCCGTGGCCGCCCGGTTGCGCTATATCGCCCACGACGCCGAGCAGCAACCCGACGGCAGCTACGCCTATCGGGTGCGGGCCACCCTGGATGCCACCACTGATCAGCGTGTGGGCCTCAAAGGCACGGTCAGGCTGAGTGCCGAGCAGGTGCCGCTGGCTTACTGGGTGTTGCGTCGCCCGCTGGCCGCGGTGCGCCAGATGCTGGGGGTCTGA
- a CDS encoding lipocalin-like domain-containing protein, protein MTSSWRFGVLSLLLLAGCDDKPPAEQGFAGMGGQADGYTQVTAGRPFSFPADHAPHPGFRIEWWYVTANLQDPQGRPFGVQWTLFRNALQPGSSGAGWQDTTLWMGHAAATSATSHHAAQRLGRGGVGQAGVNLTPFAAWIDDWSMTSSASEPMRDLHLQASAAAFSYTLHLTSERPMVLQGEHGYSRKSEQGQASYYYSQPFYTVKGQLQIDGQTHQVSGQAWLDREWSSQPLTAEQNGWDWFSLHLQDGTRLMLYRIRRTTRPAYLIGSWIAPDGQIQPLTGDDIRLAPLNETRVAGRSLPTRWSIEIPGKNLSIITEALNAKAWMDLDVPYWEGPVRASGSQSGVGYLEMTGY, encoded by the coding sequence GTGACCAGTAGCTGGCGCTTTGGCGTGCTGAGCCTGTTGCTGCTGGCCGGCTGTGACGACAAGCCGCCGGCAGAACAGGGCTTTGCCGGAATGGGTGGGCAGGCTGATGGCTACACTCAGGTCACTGCGGGCCGGCCGTTCAGCTTTCCTGCCGATCACGCCCCGCACCCGGGCTTTCGCATTGAATGGTGGTATGTCACGGCCAACCTGCAAGACCCGCAAGGCCGGCCCTTCGGCGTGCAATGGACGCTGTTTCGCAATGCCCTGCAGCCCGGCAGCAGCGGCGCCGGCTGGCAAGACACCACGCTCTGGATGGGGCACGCGGCAGCCACCTCCGCCACCTCGCATCACGCTGCCCAGCGCCTGGGACGCGGCGGTGTCGGTCAGGCCGGCGTCAACCTGACACCGTTCGCGGCCTGGATTGACGACTGGTCAATGACCAGCAGCGCCAGCGAACCGATGCGCGATCTGCACCTGCAAGCCAGCGCTGCCGCTTTCAGCTACACGCTGCACCTGACCAGCGAACGCCCCATGGTGCTGCAGGGCGAGCACGGCTACAGCCGCAAGTCCGAACAGGGCCAGGCATCGTATTACTACAGCCAGCCGTTCTACACGGTTAAGGGTCAATTGCAGATTGACGGCCAGACTCATCAGGTCAGCGGCCAGGCCTGGCTGGACCGGGAATGGAGCAGCCAGCCGCTGACCGCCGAGCAGAACGGCTGGGACTGGTTTTCTCTGCATCTACAAGATGGCACACGGCTGATGCTCTACCGCATCCGTCGCACCACCCGGCCGGCCTACCTGATCGGCAGCTGGATTGCGCCGGATGGCCAGATCCAGCCACTCACTGGCGATGACATTCGTCTTGCGCCGCTGAACGAAACCCGCGTGGCAGGCCGGAGCCTGCCGACCCGCTGGTCGATAGAAATCCCCGGCAAGAACCTGTCGATCATCACCGAGGCCCTCAACGCCAAGGCGTGGATGGACCTGGACGTGCCTTACTGGGAGGGGCCGGTGCGTGCCAGCGGCAGCCAGAGCGGGGTCGGGTATCTGGAAATGACCGGGTATTGA
- a CDS encoding HlyD family efflux transporter periplasmic adaptor subunit: protein MAAAAAGPAAAPVMAPLREELALFPGPALSDGQPSWTLHDPIRNQFFRIDWLSFEIISRWEMAEAAAIAADISRQTTLQVLAEDVLEFTRFLHDNQLLQRLPGSATAMAAQVRQRKGGFWHNLLHGYLFFRVPLVRPDAWLQRTQGWVAPLFSKGFAWLTLMVLVLGLILVEREWTRFTSTLIDTFSWQGLAGYGVTIVLIKILHELGHAYTAKRYGCRIPAMGVAFLVMFPMAYTDTNEVWKLARHKQRLAVASAGVATELVVAAWATLAWALLPDGLPKSCAFMLATTTWIATLAINTSPFMRFDGYFLLSDWLDMPNLHGRSFALARWHLRENLFGLGLEPPEYFSPSKTLGLILFAYATWLYRLVLFLGIAVLVYHFFIKAVGIVLFIVEIGWFVLMPLIKEVRLWPQLLTLKGSRRGLWRLALIVLPLVLLLVVPLPTRVGSSGLLRPAESFPVHAPAGAQLVSLSKANGEPVRAGEVMLELASPDLQRRWSLARTQLETIRQQAANTGIDPALRQNMQLLAQQESTARAELASVQAELARYAPRAPFDGVLYNLEPGLKPGVWVSAHERLATLVQPGIWRVETYLDEDDVRRIKVGDRARFYADGRADLSLSLRVEAIEQDATRQLLNGELSSAAGGSVMTRDKHGKLIPERAVYRVTLSSEQPPELAQLQSWRGKVVIAGDWQSLAQSFLRSVLVVIWRETGF from the coding sequence ATGGCCGCTGCGGCCGCCGGGCCTGCGGCGGCGCCGGTCATGGCGCCGCTGCGCGAGGAACTGGCGTTGTTTCCAGGTCCCGCCCTGAGCGATGGGCAACCGAGCTGGACCTTGCACGACCCGATCCGCAACCAGTTTTTCCGCATCGACTGGCTGAGCTTCGAAATCATTTCGCGTTGGGAGATGGCTGAGGCCGCAGCGATTGCAGCGGACATCTCACGCCAGACCACGCTGCAGGTGCTCGCAGAGGATGTGCTGGAGTTCACCCGCTTCCTGCACGACAACCAGTTGTTGCAGCGCCTGCCCGGCAGTGCCACGGCCATGGCCGCGCAGGTGCGTCAGCGCAAGGGCGGTTTCTGGCACAACCTGTTGCACGGTTATCTGTTCTTCCGGGTGCCGCTGGTGCGCCCGGATGCCTGGTTGCAACGCACCCAGGGTTGGGTGGCGCCATTGTTCAGCAAGGGCTTTGCCTGGCTGACCCTGATGGTGCTGGTGTTGGGGCTGATTCTGGTCGAACGCGAATGGACCCGCTTCACCTCCACCCTGATCGATACCTTTTCCTGGCAAGGGCTGGCCGGTTACGGTGTGACCATCGTGCTGATCAAGATCCTTCACGAGCTGGGGCACGCCTACACCGCCAAGCGCTATGGCTGCCGGATCCCGGCGATGGGTGTGGCATTTCTGGTGATGTTCCCGATGGCCTACACCGACACCAACGAGGTGTGGAAGCTGGCCCGCCACAAGCAGCGTCTGGCAGTGGCTTCGGCGGGGGTGGCGACCGAACTGGTGGTCGCGGCCTGGGCGACCCTGGCCTGGGCGCTGCTGCCCGATGGCCTGCCCAAGTCGTGCGCGTTCATGTTGGCGACCACCACCTGGATTGCGACGCTGGCCATCAATACCAGCCCGTTCATGCGCTTTGACGGTTACTTCCTGTTGTCTGACTGGTTGGACATGCCCAACCTGCATGGCCGCTCGTTTGCCCTGGCGCGCTGGCACCTGCGCGAAAATCTGTTTGGCCTGGGGCTTGAGCCGCCGGAGTATTTTTCTCCGAGTAAAACCCTGGGGCTGATTCTGTTCGCCTACGCCACGTGGTTGTACCGGCTGGTGCTGTTTCTGGGTATCGCGGTGCTGGTTTACCACTTCTTCATCAAGGCCGTGGGCATTGTGTTGTTCATCGTTGAAATAGGCTGGTTCGTGTTGATGCCGTTAATCAAGGAAGTGCGTCTGTGGCCGCAGTTGTTGACGCTCAAGGGAAGCCGCCGGGGGCTATGGCGGCTGGCACTGATTGTGCTGCCGCTGGTGCTGTTGCTGGTGGTGCCGTTGCCCACGCGGGTTGGGTCTTCGGGGCTGTTGCGCCCGGCAGAGAGTTTTCCGGTGCATGCGCCGGCCGGCGCACAGCTGGTCAGCCTGAGCAAGGCCAACGGTGAGCCCGTGAGGGCCGGTGAGGTCATGCTCGAACTGGCCTCGCCGGACCTGCAGCGGCGCTGGAGCCTGGCCCGCACGCAGCTTGAGACGATCCGCCAGCAGGCGGCCAATACCGGCATCGACCCCGCCTTGCGGCAGAACATGCAATTGCTCGCGCAACAGGAAAGCACGGCGCGCGCCGAACTGGCCAGTGTCCAGGCCGAACTGGCGCGCTATGCGCCGCGTGCGCCGTTCGATGGCGTGCTGTACAACCTCGAACCGGGCCTGAAACCCGGCGTCTGGGTCAGTGCCCACGAGCGTCTGGCGACCCTGGTGCAGCCTGGTATCTGGCGGGTGGAAACTTATCTGGATGAGGACGATGTAAGGCGGATCAAGGTTGGTGACCGTGCGCGCTTCTACGCCGACGGCCGCGCTGACCTGAGCCTGTCGTTGCGGGTGGAGGCCATTGAGCAGGACGCCACCCGGCAATTGCTCAATGGTGAGCTGTCCAGCGCCGCCGGCGGCTCGGTGATGACCCGCGACAAACACGGCAAACTGATCCCGGAGCGGGCGGTGTACCGGGTGACGCTGAGCAGCGAGCAACCGCCAGAGCTGGCGCAACTGCAAAGCTGGCGCGGCAAGGTGGTGATTGCCGGTGACTGGCAATCGCTGGCGCAAAGCTTCCTGCGTTCGGTATTGGTAGTGATCTGGCGCGAGACCGGGTTCTGA